The Raphanus sativus cultivar WK10039 unplaced genomic scaffold, ASM80110v3 Scaffold0650, whole genome shotgun sequence genomic sequence TCGCAAGGTATTAGCTTCCCCGAGGAAAGAAAGAAGACGGGaggatatttttttaaatatttacatttatacgAAAAGACCCTCATCTTTTCTTTAATTACACTTAAAGCTCTTAAGTTTCGTACTCTCCAATTTAACACCAATGTAATTAAACACCATTTTTTGTACTTCTTTGAATTCAGCTAAAGTTGAGcgtttaatttgaaaatatcactgaacttattatttattgcaaaaaaaaaaaactagggtTGGTTCTCTTACAAGATCAACCTTTTGTGTTCCTCCGTTCTAATCACTGTCGGCTTCTCCCTTGTCTGAGCTCCTCTCTCACTCATAATAAAGCCTTCGTCTTTAACACTCTCGAGGTAAAACTGAATCCGATCTTCACCAATCCTGGAATTGAGACATTAATCTGATAAAGTTTGTGTGTTTTATTATCTCAGTGAAAAATGAGTAAACGAAAACGACCAGAGCcgaaatcatcatcatcaagcgGCGGCATAAACGAAGACGAAAAAAACATCCTCGGCTTCATCCGAAGCAAGCAAGGCAAGGGAGCAACCACGTACGAGATGAGAACAGCCACGAAGATCCAACCAACCCTCGTGACACGAGCCCTGACTTCCCTCAAGAAGAGCAAGCTCATCAAAGAAGTCCCCAACATGAACAACAAGGGCATCAAACACTTCCTCGCCGTCGAGTTCGAGCCCTGCAAGGAGCTCACGGGAGGTGACTGGTACACCGACGGGGCCCTCGACGTGTCCAAGATCCAAGGCCTCAAGGAGATCTGCGTCAGGATACTCGAGAAGCTGAAGAGCAAGGTGGTGACGCTCGACGTGATACACTCGTATTTCGATAAGGCGAGCGAGGCGGACAGGTTGACGAGGGAGCAGACGAGGGAGATACTCAAGAACTTGGTTTTGGATAATGTGGTGATGGAGGTGAAGAGCAACGGGCTTACTGATTTTTCCGCGACGAGGATCGGGGAGATTTGTTATAAGCTGACGGGGAAGAAGGGAGGTGGTGGGGAGGCGAGGGATGGTGCTTTTGCTTCGGTGCCTTGTGGGGCTTGTCCGCATATAGGGCTTTGTACACCTGATGGTGTTATCTCCCCTTCAACGTGTGTTTACTTCCAGAAATGGTTAGACTTttagcttttttcttttttttttttggtttcaagACTTTAAAATGATGATACAATAATGTTATGTTTTGTT encodes the following:
- the LOC130502671 gene encoding uncharacterized protein LOC130502671; the protein is MSKRKRPEPKSSSSSGGINEDEKNILGFIRSKQGKGATTYEMRTATKIQPTLVTRALTSLKKSKLIKEVPNMNNKGIKHFLAVEFEPCKELTGGDWYTDGALDVSKIQGLKEICVRILEKLKSKVVTLDVIHSYFDKASEADRLTREQTREILKNLVLDNVVMEVKSNGLTDFSATRIGEICYKLTGKKGGGGEARDGAFASVPCGACPHIGLCTPDGVISPSTCVYFQKWLDF